ACCATTTAACCATCGACATCGAAATTAACGGGTTgagtttcattttcaacatagtatGTATACTTAGACGACTTACACCAGTTTGCAAATTGGCGACTGCAGGTTTCGATTGCAACGGGCTAGTCTTAATAACCTGGTTTAGTTTAAATGCACTGTCAAACGTCTCAATGCCTGGCTGTATATAAAAACAACTAACACCTGTTTGAAAAAAGAATATTACTGATATAAACATTtgagaattttaaaataatatattctaaacgCACTAAAGCTTTCGATTATAAGcattaaatatttgtatcatttataaaaatattttttagcaaatttaacACAATTTTATCTTATAAACTGATGTAATTTGAGAATGCATTCAATTATTTTCGGTTGACAGAAACTTTAAACAAGCGGTTTAATTATTACATGCATATTCAAAAATGACATTGATATTGTAAAGATTCTGATCACGATTAGCaccattaaataattaatgtggcTTCAACAGAGGTAACAGGTTTGCTTAGATTTTACCTGCTAAGCTAGTGTGTTTTATGTCCGTGActcatatttaaatattgcaaactATAATAGTCTAAGATTTTCCTGTTGACAAAGTTGTTAGACGGTTCTAATCAGATTCAAACTTTGCCTAggtattttcaaaaacaaagaaaTTTTTGAAACAAGCTTTTAAACAGCACATTGCCCTATATTTACCATATAATACGTCCGAATACCAACTAATGGGTATGCACTTTTGCAAGAACACATTGCAATGTTTAACTTATTGATGAAATTGATAATTGTTAATAATCGTTTTACAGCTGACACAAGTCTACTCCTGTCGGTCAAGCTTTAACAGAAATATACGTTTCAAGAACATGTCCTCACGGCGACAGCACCTTGCAATTATTTCAAcagtatttattacattttcatacaatgaaaataaatgttctaAGTCGGCAAATATATCTGTTAGTATAACAAACACATAACCGCTAACATAAAATTTATAATTACATAATGTCTTGCGCATGACACGCATTGAAATTAAAAGCACATTATCAAATAGCCCttgtatttacaaatattaaacacAATATTGCACCTTACAATTAGtacaaatttgtaaaacaaatcaagcctaaattaaatgtattggtatatatgTTTGTTAAATCTTGCCTACCTCTTACCAATCATTATACGTTTTTTTGTTCGTGCATTTTTTACATGCACCAATACAAATACAGATACATGTCTTATATAtcgcaaaaattattataaaaatattctattgcgcttcacaaacactgcacattggttatccgtgaaaaagattgaacaaatgagttttaagtctTGATCTAAAACAGCCCTCATTGTCACTGATTTTTAAGTGGCCTGGCAGATTGTTCCACCACTTCGGGCCAAGAACAGCTAAAGATCTATCCGCCATCTTAGTTCGCCTCCTGGGAATAACAAGATTACAGTCACTTTGTGATCGAAGTCTATACCGACTGCTTACTGGGACAAACATGTCTTGCAAGTAACCAGCAGcctattgtataaatatggataactttagACAATCCAAAAGATAACCTTTGGTTAACTTTATCCGTTTTTGGATATGTTATCAAACGTGGTTATCctattgtataaaaatgcaagTCGCATTGGATATCTTTATCCGATTTGGTTAAAGTTAGCCAAACATAAAAAACCCACAATGCATATTTAATCTGGTTCCGGTCAAGACGGTttcgcggaaagtgtcatttcagacgacaacaaaatggctgaaacGCTTTCGCTTCGTAAAAACGTTCAGTTAACTTTTCCCATGAGGAAACTGCTCTAATCCGTGAAGGTGTTATGAAATTTGACAAAGTTTTGACAAAGAAATTTTCAAGCGGCTCAACACCAGTCACCAAGAAAATTCAAGATGGGGCGTGGGCCGAAATAACGGAAAAAGTGAATTCCGTCGGTCGTGCGTGTCGCACGATTGACGACGTGGAAGGTACGCGAACgccaacattgatatttttcggcCATTCGTTAATATgagatatgtaaatatatgtatttattaatactTAACTGATGTATTTAGGTGTTAGTATTCCACAAGCCGAAGTCGAAGATCAACGTCCGTGCGCATGTAATCATAGCGCCGTTTGAAACGCAATATGAATCCGTATACAATTTCTAGAGACTATTATATAGAGATTATGCATAATTACAAACATTTATAGAGCTTATTGTCATTCCTTCAATTTCAGAAATGAACAATTCGCATTTTCCGTAAATATCTGACAAGTTTTAAATTGCGCGAGTGACTGATTGTAATATGTTGCCGAGATAGAATAAGACAAAATTATGTAATCAGTAAtattattgtgtgttatttatttagaaaaatatcggAAAATGGTCGCGAAGGCCAGAGAGTCGCTTACGATGGAGCGAAAAAACGCCCGGCAGACGGGTGGCGGACATGCGATGAAAGCCGCAGACACGGTAACGATGTCAATCATTGAAACAATGAAGGACACGCCGTCCTTCGGTGGGATTCTGGGTGCTTCTCAATCCGAAACCACCATCGGTATGTGACCACCCGTGtacttaattattaaaaaaaataactatattGATTATGAAAGCTCCACTGCAATTGTACctaatttataaatacaacacaATTAGATTATACCTAAATCATAAACCACTGAAAAGACTTACACTGTCGAGTGCGTAATTTTTCTGTGCCAGCTACGTACATGTATCTAACTATTCTTACCTTTCATTCAATATATTCACATAATTCCATTTTAAtccatacatgtatttattatcgttgtgtgaatgaataaactggttatacaggtttttgaaggtgatacatgtccaatggtgcggaaatcaagatttcctcgtgcacagatttgtaggtttagtcattcgacaggcaagcagggtagagcgaagacttgatttaaatcgttttatttattttctcaaccacatttaattgtgaaatttgatttatttttgtgtcgtaTTGGAGTTGGCAATTTATTAATATGGACAGTCAGGATGAGAGGAGAGATCGCTTCGCCGGCGGGGACAGGGCTGGCACAGTAAATGGACACACGTAGCGACCACGTGGTAGCGGTCAAGAAGGTAGGCCCTCGGGGATAGAGGAGAATTGATTGACGTGTTTGGTTTACATATAATAATACGCACATTGTAAAGAAAAGTATCATTTCTTACGTTTTTCTcttgtaaaatgtagtttaaagagaggcatgtcctttttttttcggaaaatcattGGTGCCAATCCTGATAACTGTATTGTCGGCGCTTACACATTACCATTCTTACAattacctgaaaaatgtgtatctggaaataaccaatcagctttaaagcagatagattagcagatgttaacgagtcggtgcaggatatgtaaaataatggctgtattgaagaattaaaagacatccctcatgttgttagtcaatcaagtgtagccgtgaatgaagccggaagctggatttgtgatcaatgaggacaagtcaatactagaaatggcgcggcagaggccgacgcgtatccccacgccgaatgtttgacctaggtgtgccccagggttggtaatggggccatgcatagctgagattgaccgtattgtcataagagaagttcatcatcaattagaagtgaattggtgtagaaatgaagaagttatagtaaaaggcaattttgggtgggtgtgacatatgtgggcagggcgccccagggttggtaattgtgccatgcatagttgagattgaccgtattgtcataagagaagttcagtatcaatttgaagtgaatcggtgtagaaatgaagaaattatagtaaaaggcaattttgggcgggtgtggtctatgtgggcggggccccagggttggtaatggggccatgcatagttgagattgaccgtattgtcataagagaggttcagtatcaatttgaagtgaatcggtgtagaaatgaagaaattatagtaaaaggcaattttgggtgggtgtggtctatgtgggcggggcgccctagggttggtaatggggccatgcatagttgagattgactgtattgtcataagagaagttcaatatcaatttgaagtgaatcggtgtagaaatgaagaaattatagtaaaggcaattttgggtgggtgtggtctatgtgggcggggccccagggttggttatggggccatgcatagttgaggttgaccctaatgtcataagagaagttcagtatcaatttgaagtgaatccgtgtagaaatgaaaaaattatagtaaatggaattttttggtgggtgtggcctatgtgggcgggcgccccagggttgggattggggccatgcatagttgagattgaccctaatgccataacaaaagttcagtatcaatttgaagtgaatccgtgtagaaatgaaaaaattatagtaaatggaaatttttggtgggtgtggcctatgtgggcggggcgccccagggttgggaatggggccatgcatggttgagattgaccgtattgtcataagagaggtccagtatcaatttgaagtgaatcggtgtagaaataaagaagtaaatgtaaaataacctaaaaaaatgagtgataatttctgacgcggccccaccccaaccgctataacttttgacccaggggtaagatcaaaattccaaatagtgcagggtcgcacatatgctcatagctaccatgtgtgtaagtttcaaggttctagtgcttttagtgtaggaggagatagtggccaggacggacggacagacagacagacagacagacagacagacggacggacggacggacggacggacggacggacggacggacggacggacggcggagataaccacaatatccccaccttttttcaaaaagcgtggggataataagtaccagttcagaggctagaatgggtaggattagtctgggatagccaaatgttttcttttgaaattcccgatagaagaataactgattttaaaaatactcttttaaaggtattttcttcCATGCCAATGGTTTCGGCAATGGATTTAGCTAGATGTACGGGGAAAATTGTTTCAGTGATGCCTGTTATAGGTAGTCTGGCAAGGTAAATGGCTagatatctttattctgaaatcgttTGTAGACCGTCATTgcatagagttatagcccttgaaccagatagcttatttatttccgaatttatattttggttaggtcgcatagatggcatacaaacaagacattttagtaaaactacatgtgtcgaagttttaaaagtttacagtgatgcaagtgggtttgctggtggggcttatattgttgatatgtcaggtttcatttttcacgatatatggtcaaatgacgatcgcaatacaagttctacttatagaataattaatggagtagttctagttttacgtgcctatgggaattttttaaggggggggggggggctgttaagaggttttctgactctgaatcacgtgtaaagttggtaaaggtaggaagttctaaacttgagtaacatgatctagcactaagcatttttagtatgtgtttgaagaTGAATATAGGACTAGAAATACAATGGGTTCCAAGATAATTAAACTCCATTGCCGACAGTATAAGTAAAATGAGCAATACAGATGAATGGTAAATCTCACGAGATTTCtttgagtatttaaatggtagctcgggtccgtttttgattgatcgcttggctacttttaaaaatagaaatacttaaagatataattcaaaattctttgattttgaaacggaagcagattgctttacacagttttggggtgccgatttgaattggttgatgcccctatttatctcgtaggaaaaacaattttgcactttCTAGAATGCAACGCATATGGCGTTTTGGTGGTACACAGATGGCCTAGTGCAGCATTTTGGTCATTCTTATTTGAGGCTGGTAATGTACAAATGCACTTTGAGAAGGAtattaatatgtgtttgacaaagggcaaactatttgtatgagtaataacCACTCTGTTTCAGTTCAAGACCGTTTTCAAGAAATGATCTTGCTATTCGAATTTAACTATACTATATGTCGTTTATATGTGAATCGGTGATATTAATGGTTTGactgttttgctatacttatggtatagttgggatttttcacgtgtttatatgAGTAGACATGATTcaatggatgttgtttttgtatagccattaagtatgtatagaaaccatgttggtgtatgtccgtttgcacctggtgcttacgaagtcgtgtacagtacacgaggattggaatatttgcaaaaaagaaagcaaaaacagtacttgcaaaaaagaaagcaagggttaaaaataatagttttaaaagtataatacttgcaaaaaagatagcaagggtaatatttatttcaaattggaaaatacttgcaaaaaagaaagcaagggaaacAGTTTTGTTGcagaaagtcaatttaaaatgttggtgtgtgtgtttcgtgtctgtctgcctctggggaagacgcgattgtgtgtggcatttcgtgggctcatggggttgtgggatcgtgtggtcgttgtaattctggtctggttgtgttttctgatgatggattgaaaagggcCAATTCCGGGCCGCTGGTTCGGAGGTGCTTAGTGACTAAAGCGGATGTGTAGAGGCTTTGATTCTTTGATTTGAGATTTGTAACGGTGTGTTTGGTGCGTTTTTTGGGGGGTTTGGCGGTTTGGGGACTTTGAATTGAAAGGatgcgatacaagattttttgaggattgtgctataattattattttcaatagtaaaatggttcaattgtgcaagggcgaacaggttttgacattttgtaaaacaaatgcagttttatgccctgtcttctacttgaaaaaatgtatcttggtagaaactattctagatattgcaatatatgttttgttcagaaacataacaaattgtaagaaaatgaataaatacattttagttggcTTAAAGCAGATGAGTTACAGTAGACAATTAGATATTTTGCACCACATCTTTCGTGAAATTTAACTTAAACCTAATGTTCACGGGTTGCATTCATTTCGTTCAGGGGAAGCAACTGCTGTTGCAAATAGCGGTGTATCTGATAGTGTTAAAAAAGCATGGGCAGTGGAAGACTGTTGGCGCTTAGGATCGCTGCGTGAGAGATTAGgatgaaacacaaacaattgtttcttctcgtttggatttgttaaatatatatggtacttggtgttgtatgttgttagttgtgcgttgtttttttgccccgttctttttctgtcgataaaataccctgcttgtcatgacacctaaacaaatgtgtttgtttttattctaaatggttagatgataaataatttatgtttgtcataaaatgtaatggaatataaaacataaatgtatttattatcgttgtgtgaatgaataaactggttatacaggtttttgaaggtgatacatgtccaatggtgcggaaatcaagatttcctcgtgcacagatttgtaggtttagtcattcgacaggaagcagggtagagcgaagacttgatttaaatcgttttatttatttatgctctgtttgtgtgctgatgttaatattatgttttatgtgtttcagtgagttttatgagagcagatggatgactgacttgagatagaaaggggcattggttccgaaaattttaccatgggatttacaaagttttctaaaaagaatacttaacgtttacgatatagtaacagctgattatttgtagatttctctaaaattagaggtttcaggaggtgatgaaggcgcctacacaccggtcttgagccatgggtcctcatacgtccccctgccattaaaagaaaaatgagcagtagggttgcgtatcccgctcgcggtttcacctgaatcgttcgttaccaccgattattgtttggggtgtacgtcaagtcatgtgcacttctcttaattgatggtaatgaataaatcttgtaattatcgcagctgcttttatcaaaactaatgcttAACTTTATATACTTTTCGCACAGaggcgttgtggatgggcatagggggcgtcctcggtgcgttttgggcatcggcggcggacgggcggttgttagggccgtggcgtccttggttgggcttgtgattttgaattgtgtagttaaattgtgaaattgtatgcttttgagtttaggcttgacgtctgatgggtattaataacattcaattattcacatgtaacgcatgagcatgtttaatgatacgtataacgacgtgttctacagaattgatttagtatcgtttcagttcttaaatatatgagaaggatgtcgcaacgtttactgacgtctcgagactcttcaactgagcggtgccattggggtcgatatctgttgctcattgaacgaatacgatcgtcagaagatatgtttcttgcatttatgtgtagaaagccctgtcagatacaaacacccactccatgcgtgtgtttcaagaaataaaataccctgcttgtcatgacacctaaacaaatgtgtttgtttttattctaaatggttagatgataaataatttttgtttgtcataaaatgtaatggaatataaaacataaatatttctaTTCTCGTTAGGTGCAGTGCGCAGCCCAACAGGATTTGTTGAGCTGCTCCTACTGGATGGTAATTAAatccaatttattttaatttcctttgcaagaaacaaaacacattcCACGTGCCTCCATGTCGCTTAAATATCACACTGTCACTGATAAACATTACACGCTTCTATGCATAGAATTTTCTAGATTGTGTAGTCTTTTGGAAGAGTTCATTTTTTTCGTAGGTTAATGGATACTAAAATAATCAATACTATGTACGCAAATGCCTTTAATGATTAGCGAGAAATTGACATTATAATCGTACTATTAATTTCCTTTCTTGCAAGTATGCTTATAATCTTAGAAATCAtgcgttttatttataaagtgttACATGCTCTTGTATGTGACATCTCCACGACTCCGACATTGGCGTAGGTCAGTTTGCCAAGGCAAATGAGGCTACTTAAGGGGAATACATAATATTgttacttttaataatatttaaatatatttataaatcatttttttatatatttcaatgatgttcatgtatttacattTGAGACTTCCTCAACTTTGCTGACGATATTCGTCCATTCGACGATGATGAAACAGTAAATGGTAAGTTATAttgttacttttacttttttaaatacatgacttTGTAATAGCAACATGTCAAGGAAAGTTAGATAGCTTGTCATTAATGTTCACTTGCATCCAACGATGATAAGCAATTAATATGGAGCattaagaaaaacacacaaatgacattacataacaatttatcactcaataaatcaagtattatttatttattgttgtacaTGCATCAAAACATGGCTTTAACATTAGTAATAATTTACttacacatttatacaaaacaaaatttaacattttgaaatcagtgattttgtttgcccaaaattacagcctcttacaaaATGTTTCCCAAAtgcaaaaagttaaaaaaaggtTGTTTCTTAACAGCAAAATGTAACTTTTTTTCCGATTGTTGATCCACAGTCACAATTTTTTATTGCACTGATTTGtttcaagctttaaaaaaaaataagttgcaccgcttgactaccaacttttgaaattgagttgcccaggccaaaatctacttgccccgggctcacagtcaaccactaatttccatccctgatgCAGTTATAAATAATTCAAATTGATATACTGTTGCTCTTAATCATATTgactatatatgtttaaaaaaatcacaggaaattaaaataagttaatattgtgttctaaattattaataaatgatttcatttttttttccagaaacatCAAAAGACAGCAGTGCAGATCAAGGTAAATATCATAATTGGCTTATACAATCAAGAAACGCCTATTGACCACACTTATGAAGTTAATAAGATaagttaaatgcattaacttaAAGTGTTTTATTCCATAGAAAGTATTGAAACTTAACATCGTAAATAAGTATTTAACaagatgtaaaataaatatcTGCATTTCAGTTCTTAGTGTGCCTGTTCCTGTGAATAATAAGGAAATTAAACCAAGCAGGAATCCAGCTATTGGTAAAAGGTATATcctattttttttcttatttgttacatattcaaactttgtgtaataatttcatttatttaataaatttaataataccattaaggaaatcaaatttaaatgggaaaacTCTTAGACCTTACTTAGatttaaaaatcaacataaacacTGCAGATGTATGacataataaataagattttgttattaagttataataacttattatttataaatgtttatggtaAAAAATGCTACAAAGCACTTTCCTATCAATCAGGAAAGAGTAGAACCTGAGGGAACTGCAGATGGCATATTATGCTGGAGCCATTGCAGTTCAACAGGAAAAGTTGCTACTTATGAAATCTCAGAGAAAGTTTTTTGAGGAGGGAAAGCTCATGCTGGCATTTGCCAAAGACAAACTGTAAAAgaatgtcataaaacaacattttttatcattttgaaaaaaaaaaatctaaaaatgataataaatgatacaaattacATTTGTAGCCGGGGTTTGTGTTAACAACACAAGGGGTTTTAAGTTCCAAGTTTTTAATATATGTGAATGATGGTCAGTGATCAAGACTTAGTGTAGAAAGTGGCAATTGAAAATAGCCAACTACAACATCTACCTCTTGCAAGGTTTTACAAACAAGTGACTTAACATTTAGTtactatttaaaattatttggatGAACATAAAATCATCtcacaataaacacaaaaatgtaaataaagtaagttattCTTACTAATTTACACCTTTGCCTATACCAGCAAATTTAAATTACTGCAGTACATTATCCACCAGAGTAGACACTCAGTAGtagacagtgtttacaaggtgcgTGAGAAAATTCCTGacctatatttaaatacatctgtTCAATCAGCTGATGGCTGACCTAGTTGTcagttaaatgtaaacataatggaTCTCTATAATTATGCGCAGggaaaataatcaaaattattaaactatatatttatgaacacacatttttaagacttgttttgtctttatcagatgtaaatgaacacacattttatagacttgttttgtctttatcagatgtaaatgaacacacatttttaagacttgttttgtctatgtCCGTACATCAGTCTGAATACTATTACGCCATACATAGATCAAGTCACCCATGGTGCCTTGTAATGTCCGTCCGTCTTCATCTgcaattaatgttatttattgatgATTAGTTTTATTactcattattattgttattaatattgttataaatattattatgtatgttataaatggttttttaatattcaatattattattaatattataattattgtgcaTTGCTTATTAATGTAATGCTATTGTTCATTGTTAAGCTAGATATAAACAGCCTTTTACTTCTttagttaaataattttaacaaatttattgcACATAGTCATAATATTAGTTTAATGTATTCTTAGCATtgaatgaattattttcaaaccTGAAATAGTTTGCAGTTATTGCATCCCTGATAGCCTGCCCGTCAGGGTTACCCTCAAGCTGGACAAGTGGTGGAGGTTGAGGGTCTTCTTCCTCTGGGAACGCCTCCCTCTCACCCCATGCCTTAGCGAGATTGTGCAATACTACACATGCCAGAATTATTTTTGTTACCTTGCCCGGCTTCATTCGTACCTAAATGtttaaagaacatttttaaattaaaataagttaatttgatgcatatttttagatatttcatgatattaaacataaatgttatagTGCTTATTAACACATTAAGTACACCGAATGCTCTTTTGATAACATTTCTTGTCTTTGTATGTGCGTCATTGAACATCTGT
This sequence is a window from Dreissena polymorpha isolate Duluth1 chromosome 16, UMN_Dpol_1.0, whole genome shotgun sequence. Protein-coding genes within it:
- the LOC127861803 gene encoding iduronate 2-sulfatase-like: MNAIPDHLGKRQRPLIDQQLADRTVKTLRTSAPQAVSGTQPFFIATGFYKPHLPFEFPESFLGHNRDVELHSNVYAPREMPTIGWSPYMELSSNVDIRKASRVMKFDKVLTKKFSSGSTPVTKKIQDGAWAEITEKVNSVGRACRTIDDVEEKYRKMVAKARESLTMERKNARQTGGGHAMKAADTVTMSIIETMKDTPSFGGILGASQSETTIGM